The following proteins are encoded in a genomic region of Rubrobacter xylanophilus DSM 9941:
- a CDS encoding cobyric acid synthase, producing the protein MSGALLVCGTHSDAGKSVVVAGICRWLAREGVRVAPFKAQNMALNSFVTREGAEIGRAQAAQAAAARVEPEAAMNPVLLKPSAGERTQVVVLGRPYATASAASYQDMKPELLPVVLGALEGLRRRFEAVVCEGAGSPAEINLRESDLANMGLAQAAGLPVVLVGDIDRGGLFASLYGTLALLSPRDRELVRGFVVNKFRGDAAILAPGLAELSRRTGRPFLGTLPFAPGIGLDGEDSLALREAGEGAPGGDVLRVAVVRLGRMSNFTDLDPLLFEPGVAVRFTRSAAEVLDADLAVVPGTKATVEDLGGLRAAGLDRALAARARRGLPTLGLCGGYQMLGRRIVDGVEGEVPEAEGLGLLPVETVFEPEKVLARPSGRAPLFGDEEVSGYEIHHGRTARLGGEPLFVTREGGGEGCRVGAVLGTSWHGVLECDGFRRALLGWVAGVRGLGWEPGDFSFAALREERLERLGDLVAEHLDRDALLGIMEGAGRREGAGALP; encoded by the coding sequence CCGGGATCTGCCGCTGGCTCGCCCGCGAGGGGGTGCGGGTGGCCCCGTTCAAGGCCCAGAACATGGCGCTCAACTCCTTCGTCACCCGGGAGGGGGCCGAGATCGGGCGCGCCCAGGCCGCCCAGGCCGCCGCCGCCCGCGTCGAGCCGGAGGCGGCGATGAACCCCGTGCTGCTCAAACCCTCCGCGGGGGAAAGAACTCAGGTGGTGGTGCTCGGCAGGCCGTACGCCACGGCCTCCGCCGCGAGCTACCAGGACATGAAGCCCGAGCTTCTGCCCGTGGTGCTCGGGGCGCTCGAGGGCCTGCGGCGCCGCTTCGAGGCCGTCGTCTGCGAGGGGGCCGGCAGCCCCGCCGAGATAAACCTGCGCGAGAGCGACCTCGCCAACATGGGGCTCGCCCAGGCCGCCGGCCTGCCGGTCGTGCTGGTGGGGGACATAGACCGGGGCGGGCTCTTCGCCTCCCTCTACGGGACGCTGGCCCTGCTCTCCCCGCGGGACCGGGAGCTCGTGCGCGGGTTCGTGGTCAACAAGTTCCGGGGGGACGCGGCGATCCTCGCCCCCGGGCTCGCCGAGCTCAGCCGCCGCACCGGGAGGCCCTTCCTGGGGACGCTGCCCTTCGCGCCGGGGATAGGGCTCGACGGGGAGGACTCGCTCGCGCTGCGGGAGGCGGGCGAGGGGGCGCCGGGCGGGGACGTGCTCCGGGTGGCCGTGGTGCGGCTGGGGAGGATGAGCAACTTCACCGACCTCGACCCGCTCCTCTTCGAGCCGGGGGTCGCGGTGCGCTTCACCCGCTCGGCGGCGGAGGTGCTCGACGCCGACCTCGCCGTCGTGCCGGGGACCAAGGCCACCGTGGAGGATCTGGGGGGGCTCAGGGCGGCGGGGCTCGACCGGGCGCTCGCCGCCCGCGCCCGCCGGGGGCTCCCCACCCTCGGCCTCTGCGGCGGCTACCAGATGCTCGGGCGCAGGATAGTCGACGGGGTGGAGGGGGAGGTGCCCGAGGCGGAGGGGCTCGGGCTGCTCCCGGTGGAGACGGTCTTCGAGCCGGAGAAGGTTCTGGCGCGACCCTCCGGGAGGGCCCCGCTCTTCGGGGACGAGGAGGTCTCCGGCTACGAGATCCACCACGGCCGCACGGCGAGGCTCGGCGGGGAGCCGCTCTTCGTCACGCGCGAGGGGGGCGGGGAGGGCTGCCGGGTGGGGGCGGTGCTCGGGACCTCCTGGCACGGCGTGCTGGAGTGCGACGGCTTCCGCCGGGCGCTGCTCGGCTGGGTGGCGGGGGTGAGGGGGCTCGGCTGGGAGCCCGGAGACTTCTCCTTCGCGGCCCTCCGCGAGGAGCGCCTGGAGCGGCTCGGGGACCTCGTGGCCGAGCACCTCGACCGCGACGCCCTGCTTGGCATCATGGAGGGGGCGGGGAGAAGGGAGGGGGCCGGTGCCCTCCCCTGA
- the cobN gene encoding cobaltochelatase subunit CobN produces MPSPERIVFLSTADTEILAAARAARALPEGFPEVRCANPARMEEPAAELEGLLEGARAVIVRLLGGRRAWPGGFELLRARCRSLGVPLLALGGEAVPDAELAALSTAPRGAVAQAFEYLRHGGVRNTANLLRFVADTLLMGGYGFDPPEPVPQAGTYRPEGLSFRPERPTVGVVFYRAHLLAGNTAFVDELCRALEEAGANPLPVYCYSLRGGGEEAALRLLEGRADALVVTVLASGGSGAADAVREGNPEDWLEWEAPALERLGVPVVQGICATTPRGDWEGSPAGLSPLDVAWQVAIPEFDGRVVSVPFSFKETVREGSPVGAPLTVYRPDPERARRVAGIAARLARLRRTPNERKRVAILLSNYPTRHSRVGNAVGLDTPRSAVRLLARLKGAGYRVEGAPEEGDALIHALVRAGGYDQEFLTAGQLQNAAGRVEASRYAGWFRRLPEALRREVEEHWGPPPGDLYVEGGGIAVAGLRFGNVFVGIQPPRGFGENPVAIYHDPDLPPSHHYLAVYWWLEEVFGAHAVVHLGKHGTLEWLPGKSLGLSAACAPDVALGSLPLLYPFVVNDPGEGTQAKRRAHAVIVDHLIPPMTRAETYGGLARLEELLDEYYQVETLDPAKLPAIEQRIWETLREAELHRDLGVEEKPEEFSGFLSHVDGYLCEIKDLPIRGGLHVLGEPPEGEGLRHLAAQIMRLGAGEVPGLRRAVAAAFGLDERELAADGGAPARAPEGLLSRFPGPSATASDLLDRLEEAQQALLAALERRGWDPGAAEEVCGEVLGRADAGVARSLRFAAGEVVPRLLGASREIESLLAGLEGRYVPAGPSGSPTRGQINVLPTGRNFYSVDPRAIPSRLSWEVGQRLAGDLLERHLREEGRYPETVGIVVWGTAAMRTRGDDVAEILALLGLRPVWDEESLRVRGLEVIPLEELGRPRIDVTVRISGFFRDAFPNLVSLIDDAVRTAAGLEEPGEMNFVRKHVVRELAEGREARRATLRVFGSAPGAYGAGLLPLIDARNWRSDEDLAEVYAVWGGYAYGRGVDGVEARAELEANLRRTEVAVKNVDNREHDIFDSDDYFQYHGGMIAAVRALAGRNPRGYIGDSADPSRVRTRDLAEEARRVFRGRVANPKWVGAMMRHGYKGAFELSATVDYLFGYDATAEVVEDWMYREVTRRYLLDGEVRRFMQESNPWALRAIGERLLEAAERGLWAAPDPRDLEEIKRIYLQAEGLLEEGGA; encoded by the coding sequence GTGCCCTCCCCTGAGAGGATCGTGTTCCTGAGCACGGCGGACACCGAGATCCTGGCCGCAGCCCGCGCCGCGCGCGCCCTCCCCGAGGGCTTTCCGGAGGTGCGCTGCGCCAACCCCGCCAGGATGGAGGAGCCCGCCGCGGAGCTGGAGGGGCTGCTCGAGGGGGCGCGCGCCGTGATCGTCCGGCTCCTCGGGGGGCGCAGGGCCTGGCCCGGCGGCTTCGAGCTCCTGCGCGCCCGGTGCCGGAGCCTCGGGGTGCCGCTCCTCGCCCTCGGCGGGGAGGCCGTCCCCGACGCCGAGCTCGCCGCCCTCTCCACCGCCCCCCGGGGGGCCGTGGCCCAGGCCTTCGAGTACCTGCGGCACGGCGGGGTGAGAAACACCGCGAACCTCCTGCGCTTCGTGGCCGACACCCTGCTCATGGGCGGCTACGGCTTCGACCCCCCGGAGCCCGTGCCGCAGGCCGGCACCTACCGCCCGGAGGGCCTCTCCTTCCGCCCGGAGAGGCCCACCGTCGGGGTCGTCTTCTACCGGGCCCACCTTCTGGCCGGGAACACCGCCTTCGTGGACGAGCTGTGCCGGGCGCTCGAGGAGGCCGGGGCGAACCCCCTCCCGGTCTACTGCTACTCCCTGCGCGGCGGGGGGGAGGAGGCCGCCCTCCGCCTGCTCGAGGGGAGGGCGGACGCCCTCGTGGTCACCGTGCTCGCCAGCGGGGGCTCCGGGGCCGCCGACGCCGTGCGGGAGGGGAACCCGGAGGACTGGCTGGAGTGGGAGGCCCCCGCGCTCGAGCGCCTCGGGGTGCCGGTGGTGCAGGGGATCTGCGCGACCACCCCCCGGGGGGACTGGGAGGGCTCCCCCGCCGGGCTCTCCCCGCTGGACGTCGCCTGGCAGGTGGCCATCCCCGAGTTCGACGGCCGCGTCGTCTCCGTGCCCTTCTCCTTCAAGGAGACCGTGCGGGAGGGCTCCCCCGTCGGGGCGCCGCTCACCGTCTACCGCCCCGACCCCGAGCGTGCCCGGAGGGTCGCCGGCATCGCCGCCCGGCTCGCCCGGCTCCGGCGCACCCCCAACGAGCGCAAGCGGGTCGCCATCCTCCTCTCCAACTACCCCACCAGGCACTCCCGGGTGGGCAACGCCGTCGGGCTCGACACCCCGAGGAGCGCGGTGCGGCTGCTCGCGCGGCTCAAGGGGGCCGGCTACCGGGTCGAGGGCGCCCCGGAGGAGGGGGACGCCCTGATCCACGCGCTCGTACGGGCCGGGGGGTACGACCAGGAGTTCCTCACCGCCGGCCAGCTGCAGAACGCCGCGGGCAGGGTCGAGGCCTCCCGCTACGCGGGCTGGTTCCGCAGGCTCCCGGAGGCGCTGCGGCGGGAGGTCGAGGAGCACTGGGGACCGCCGCCCGGCGACCTGTACGTGGAAGGCGGCGGCATCGCGGTCGCGGGGCTGCGCTTCGGCAACGTCTTCGTCGGCATCCAGCCGCCCCGCGGCTTCGGGGAGAACCCCGTCGCCATCTACCACGACCCCGACCTCCCGCCCTCCCACCACTACCTGGCCGTCTACTGGTGGCTGGAGGAGGTGTTCGGGGCGCACGCCGTCGTCCACCTGGGCAAGCACGGCACCCTGGAGTGGCTGCCGGGCAAGTCGCTGGGGCTCTCCGCCGCCTGCGCCCCTGATGTGGCGCTGGGGAGTTTGCCCCTCCTCTACCCCTTCGTGGTCAACGACCCCGGCGAGGGGACCCAGGCCAAGCGGCGGGCCCACGCCGTGATCGTGGACCACCTCATCCCCCCGATGACCCGGGCGGAGACCTACGGCGGGCTCGCCCGGCTGGAGGAGCTGCTGGACGAGTACTACCAGGTGGAGACCCTCGACCCCGCCAAGCTCCCCGCCATAGAGCAGAGGATCTGGGAGACCCTCCGCGAGGCCGAGCTGCACCGCGACCTCGGGGTGGAGGAGAAGCCGGAGGAGTTCTCGGGCTTCCTGAGCCACGTGGACGGCTACCTCTGCGAGATAAAGGACCTGCCGATCCGGGGCGGGCTGCACGTGCTCGGCGAGCCCCCGGAGGGCGAGGGCCTGCGCCACCTCGCCGCCCAGATAATGCGGCTCGGGGCGGGGGAGGTCCCCGGGCTGCGGCGCGCCGTGGCCGCGGCCTTCGGGCTGGACGAGCGGGAGCTCGCCGCGGACGGCGGCGCCCCGGCGCGGGCGCCGGAGGGCCTGCTCTCCCGCTTCCCGGGGCCCTCCGCCACCGCCTCCGACCTTCTGGACCGGCTGGAGGAGGCGCAGCAGGCCCTGCTCGCCGCGCTGGAGCGGCGCGGGTGGGACCCGGGGGCCGCGGAGGAGGTCTGTGGGGAGGTGCTCGGCCGCGCGGACGCGGGGGTGGCACGCTCGCTGCGGTTCGCCGCCGGGGAGGTCGTCCCCCGCCTGCTCGGCGCCTCCCGGGAGATAGAGAGCCTCCTCGCGGGCCTTGAGGGGCGCTACGTCCCCGCCGGGCCCTCCGGCTCGCCCACCCGCGGCCAGATAAACGTCCTGCCCACCGGGCGCAACTTCTACTCCGTCGACCCCCGGGCCATCCCCTCCCGGCTCTCCTGGGAGGTGGGGCAGCGGCTCGCCGGGGACCTGCTGGAGCGGCACCTGCGGGAGGAGGGGCGCTACCCGGAGACCGTCGGCATCGTGGTCTGGGGCACCGCGGCCATGCGCACCCGGGGCGACGACGTGGCCGAGATCCTCGCCCTGCTCGGGCTGCGCCCCGTGTGGGACGAGGAGTCGCTGCGGGTCAGGGGGCTCGAGGTCATCCCGCTCGAGGAGCTGGGGAGGCCCAGGATCGACGTGACCGTCAGGATCAGCGGCTTCTTCCGCGACGCCTTCCCCAACCTCGTCTCCCTCATCGACGACGCCGTCCGGACGGCGGCGGGGCTGGAGGAGCCCGGGGAGATGAACTTCGTCAGGAAGCACGTGGTGCGGGAGCTCGCGGAGGGGAGGGAGGCGCGGCGGGCCACCCTGCGCGTCTTCGGCTCCGCGCCCGGCGCCTACGGGGCGGGGCTCCTGCCGCTCATCGACGCGCGCAACTGGCGCAGCGACGAGGACCTCGCCGAGGTCTACGCCGTCTGGGGCGGGTACGCCTACGGGCGGGGCGTGGACGGGGTGGAGGCGAGGGCCGAGCTCGAGGCCAACCTGCGGCGCACCGAGGTCGCGGTGAAGAACGTGGACAACCGCGAGCACGACATCTTCGACTCCGACGACTACTTCCAGTACCACGGCGGCATGATCGCGGCGGTCCGCGCCCTTGCCGGGCGCAACCCGCGGGGCTACATCGGCGACTCCGCCGACCCCTCCCGCGTAAGGACCCGCGACCTCGCCGAGGAGGCGCGGCGCGTCTTCCGCGGCCGGGTGGCGAACCCGAAGTGGGTGGGGGCCATGATGCGCCACGGCTACAAGGGGGCCTTCGAGCTCTCGGCGACGGTGGACTACCTCTTCGGCTACGACGCCACCGCAGAGGTGGTCGAGGACTGGATGTACCGCGAGGTGACGAGGAGGTACCTGCTCGACGGGGAGGTGAGGCGCTTTATGCAGGAGTCCAACCCCTGGGCGCTCAGGGCCATAGGCGAGCGGCTGCTCGAGGCCGCCGAGCGCGGCCTGTGGGCCGCGCCCGACCCGCGGGACCTGGAGGAGATAAAGCGCATCTACCTGCAGGCCGAGGGCCTGCTGGAGGAGGGCGGCGCGTGA
- a CDS encoding magnesium chelatase subunit D family protein — MICYPFSAIVGQDDLKLSLLLNAVSPEVGGVLIRGEKGTAKSTAARALASLLPPIRVVSGCPFSCDPKAPNLECPAGPHPPDAPSAERPVRLVELPVGASTDRLTGTLDLEKALTEGRRAFEPGVLAAAHRGILYVDEVNLLPDHLVDALLDAAAMGTNHVEREGVSVRHPARFVLVGTMNPEEGELRPQLLDRFGLSVEVAGSPEPGERAEVVSRRLLYEADPGGFAALWEGEERELSRRVLRARGLLPSVRLPEEMLRRVSEVCSALGVDGLRGDIVTAKTARALAAWEGRGEVSEEDVRRAALLALPHRRRRAPFEQPGLEPEELDGLLSGGEEPDPPEGGGEPGGERPGSGERRFSASGSFDPAGIEAPGRGQRGAPGRRSRAAGEHGHPVGAREAGREIRDLAPAATLRAAAPHQAERGREGGGLVLRPEDLREKVREGREGNLLVLVVDSSGSMAARSRMSAVKGAVRALLEDAYRRRDRAAVISFRGEEARLLVPPASGVEAAAARLEELPTGGRTPLAAGLELAAETVLREASREPERRPLLVVITDGRATAGEDPLAAARRLRERGVPSVVVDTEGGFVRLGLAAELAGALGARYVRLEELEERRSA; from the coding sequence GTGATCTGCTACCCCTTCAGCGCGATCGTCGGGCAGGACGACCTGAAGCTCTCGCTCCTGCTCAACGCCGTCTCGCCGGAGGTGGGGGGCGTCCTGATCCGGGGCGAGAAAGGCACCGCGAAGTCCACCGCCGCGCGCGCCCTGGCCTCCCTCCTCCCCCCCATACGCGTGGTCTCCGGCTGCCCCTTCTCCTGCGACCCCAAGGCCCCGAACCTTGAGTGCCCCGCCGGGCCCCACCCCCCCGACGCCCCCTCCGCGGAGCGCCCGGTGCGCCTGGTGGAGCTCCCCGTCGGGGCCTCCACCGACCGCCTGACCGGGACGCTGGACCTGGAGAAGGCCCTCACCGAGGGGCGGCGGGCCTTCGAGCCCGGGGTGCTCGCCGCCGCCCACCGGGGCATCCTCTACGTGGACGAGGTGAACCTGCTGCCCGACCACCTGGTGGACGCGCTGCTGGACGCCGCGGCGATGGGCACCAACCACGTCGAGCGGGAGGGGGTGAGCGTCCGCCACCCCGCGCGCTTCGTCCTCGTCGGGACGATGAACCCGGAGGAGGGGGAGCTGCGGCCCCAGCTCCTGGACCGCTTCGGGCTCTCGGTCGAGGTCGCGGGGAGCCCCGAGCCCGGGGAGCGGGCCGAGGTGGTGAGCCGGCGCCTGCTCTACGAGGCCGACCCTGGGGGGTTCGCCGCGCTCTGGGAGGGGGAGGAGAGGGAGCTCTCCCGCCGCGTCCTGCGCGCCAGGGGGCTGCTCCCCTCCGTCCGCCTCCCCGAAGAGATGCTCCGCAGGGTCTCGGAGGTGTGCTCGGCCCTCGGGGTGGACGGGCTGCGCGGCGACATCGTGACCGCCAAGACCGCCCGCGCCCTCGCCGCCTGGGAGGGGAGGGGGGAGGTCTCTGAGGAGGACGTCCGGCGGGCCGCCCTCCTCGCCCTCCCGCACCGCCGCCGCAGGGCCCCCTTCGAGCAGCCGGGCCTCGAGCCCGAGGAGCTCGACGGCCTCCTCTCCGGCGGGGAGGAGCCGGACCCGCCGGAGGGCGGGGGGGAGCCGGGCGGGGAGCGCCCCGGCTCGGGGGAGCGGCGCTTCTCCGCCTCGGGGAGCTTCGACCCGGCGGGGATCGAGGCCCCCGGCCGCGGCCAGCGGGGGGCGCCCGGGCGCCGCAGCCGCGCGGCGGGGGAGCACGGCCACCCCGTCGGCGCCCGGGAGGCGGGGAGGGAGATCAGGGACCTCGCCCCCGCCGCCACCCTCCGGGCCGCCGCCCCCCACCAGGCGGAGCGCGGGCGGGAGGGAGGGGGGCTCGTGCTGCGCCCGGAGGACTTGCGGGAGAAGGTGCGCGAGGGCCGGGAGGGGAACCTGCTGGTGCTGGTGGTGGACTCCAGCGGCTCCATGGCCGCCCGCAGCCGGATGTCCGCGGTAAAGGGGGCGGTCCGGGCCCTGCTCGAGGACGCCTACCGGCGCCGCGACCGGGCCGCCGTGATCTCCTTCCGGGGGGAGGAGGCCCGCCTGCTCGTGCCCCCCGCCTCCGGGGTGGAGGCGGCCGCCGCCCGGCTGGAGGAGCTCCCCACCGGGGGGCGCACCCCGCTCGCCGCCGGCCTCGAGCTCGCTGCCGAGACGGTGCTGCGCGAGGCCTCGCGCGAGCCGGAGCGCCGCCCGCTGCTCGTGGTCATAACCGACGGGCGGGCCACCGCCGGGGAGGACCCGCTGGCGGCGGCCCGGCGCCTGCGGGAGCGGGGGGTCCCCTCGGTGGTGGTCGACACCGAGGGCGGCTTCGTGCGGCTCGGGCTCGCCGCCGAGCTCGCGGGGGCGCTCGGGGCCCGCTACGTGCGGCTGGAGGAGCTCGAGGAGAGGAGGAGCGCGTGA
- the cobO gene encoding cob(I)yrinic acid a,c-diamide adenosyltransferase, whose protein sequence is MRAGKREPREERLRRRSRRDRPLLVVNTGEGKGKSTAAFGIMLRAWARGYRVGVYQFIKSGKWRVGEQRAAEALGNIDWFKMGDGWTWTVEDIEHSADLAREGWEEVKRRLADETYDVLILDEFTYPMKFGWVDAGEVVEVLRSRPGFQHVIITGRDAPQELVGAADLVTEMRKVKHPFDEGYRGQRGIEW, encoded by the coding sequence GTGAGGGCGGGAAAGAGGGAGCCCCGGGAGGAGCGTCTCAGGCGGCGCTCTCGGCGCGACCGCCCGCTGCTCGTGGTGAACACCGGCGAGGGCAAGGGCAAGAGCACCGCCGCCTTTGGCATCATGCTCCGCGCCTGGGCCCGCGGCTACCGGGTGGGGGTCTACCAGTTCATAAAGAGCGGCAAGTGGCGGGTGGGGGAGCAGAGGGCCGCCGAGGCCCTGGGCAACATCGACTGGTTCAAGATGGGCGACGGCTGGACCTGGACGGTGGAGGACATAGAGCACTCCGCCGACCTCGCCCGCGAGGGCTGGGAGGAGGTCAAGCGGCGCCTCGCCGACGAGACCTACGACGTCCTCATCCTGGACGAGTTCACCTACCCCATGAAGTTCGGCTGGGTGGACGCGGGGGAGGTGGTGGAGGTCTTGAGGAGCAGGCCCGGGTTCCAGCACGTGATCATCACCGGCCGCGACGCCCCTCAGGAGCTCGTCGGGGCCGCGGACCTGGTGACCGAGATGCGCAAGGTGAAGCACCCCTTCGACGAGGGGTACAGGGGGCAGCGGGGGATAGAGTGGTAG
- a CDS encoding cobyrinate a,c-diamide synthase has translation MVAGAPRLVVAGTHSGVGKTTVASGLVAALAARGLRVAPFKVGPDFIDPSYHALAAGRPGRNLDPFLCGEELVRPLFLHGARGADLAVVEGVMGLFDGEGGGGDFASTAHVARLLGAPVLLVVDASAMARSAAAVVHGYSTFDPRVRVGGVVLNRVGSDAHERMLREALSPLGVPVLGALRRDGRLAAPERHLGLVPAAERRRAAGEAVRRLGEVIGRRLDLEGVLRLARSAGPLEGEPWSPEAPGPPPPGARVAVASGPAFSFLYEENLELLRGAGAELLFFDPASSEGLPEGAGALYLGGGFPEVYAAELSENRPLREAVRLFAAAGRPVVAECGGLLYLARSLDGREMCGVLDAGARMTGRLTLGYRRARALSGSSLAEAGTEVRGHEFHYSAVEPAAGERPAWEVEGRGPEGFVAGGVLASYLHLHWAARPQMPRRLVRAAAGVGA, from the coding sequence GTGGTAGCCGGAGCGCCGCGCCTCGTCGTCGCCGGGACCCACTCCGGGGTGGGGAAGACCACCGTGGCCTCGGGGCTCGTGGCCGCGCTCGCCGCGAGGGGCCTGCGCGTCGCCCCCTTCAAGGTCGGCCCGGACTTCATAGACCCCTCCTACCACGCGCTCGCCGCCGGGCGGCCCGGGCGCAACCTGGACCCCTTTCTCTGCGGCGAGGAGCTCGTCCGCCCGCTCTTTCTGCACGGCGCGCGCGGGGCGGACCTCGCCGTTGTAGAGGGGGTGATGGGCCTCTTCGACGGCGAGGGCGGCGGCGGGGACTTCGCCTCCACCGCCCACGTGGCGCGGCTGCTGGGGGCGCCGGTGCTCCTGGTGGTGGACGCCTCTGCCATGGCCCGCTCCGCCGCGGCGGTGGTGCACGGCTACTCGACCTTCGATCCCCGGGTGAGGGTGGGGGGCGTGGTCCTGAACCGGGTGGGCTCGGACGCCCACGAGCGGATGCTGCGGGAGGCCCTCTCCCCCCTGGGCGTCCCCGTCCTCGGCGCCCTGCGCCGCGACGGGCGCCTCGCCGCCCCGGAGCGGCACCTGGGGCTCGTGCCCGCCGCCGAGCGCCGGCGGGCGGCCGGGGAGGCCGTCCGGCGCCTCGGGGAGGTGATCGGGCGCCGCCTCGACCTGGAGGGCGTCCTGCGCCTGGCCCGCTCCGCCGGGCCGCTGGAGGGGGAGCCCTGGAGCCCGGAGGCGCCGGGGCCGCCCCCCCCGGGCGCGCGGGTCGCGGTGGCCTCCGGGCCGGCCTTCAGCTTCCTCTACGAGGAGAACCTGGAGCTCTTGCGCGGGGCGGGTGCGGAGCTCCTCTTCTTCGACCCGGCCTCCTCCGAGGGGCTCCCCGAGGGGGCGGGCGCCCTGTACTTGGGCGGGGGGTTCCCGGAGGTCTACGCCGCGGAGCTCTCGGAGAACCGGCCCCTCAGGGAGGCGGTGCGCCTTTTTGCCGCCGCCGGGCGGCCCGTGGTCGCCGAGTGCGGGGGGCTTCTGTACCTGGCCCGCAGCCTGGACGGCAGGGAGATGTGCGGGGTTCTCGACGCCGGGGCGCGCATGACGGGGCGCCTCACGCTGGGCTACCGGAGGGCGCGGGCGCTCTCGGGCTCTTCGCTGGCGGAGGCCGGGACGGAGGTGCGGGGCCACGAGTTCCACTACTCGGCGGTGGAGCCCGCGGCGGGAGAGAGGCCGGCCTGGGAGGTCGAGGGCCGCGGTCCGGAGGGGTTCGTGGCCGGCGGGGTGCTCGCCAGCTACCTCCACCTCCACTGGGCGGCCCGCCCGCAGATGCCGCGACGCCTGGTGCGGGCGGCGGCGGGGGTGGGGGCGTGA
- the cobI gene encoding precorrin-2 C(20)-methyltransferase has protein sequence MSGVLVGVGVGPGDPELLTLAGLRALREAEAVFVPVGDAGRAGRAEAVVRAHLEPGRLIRRLVFALSRGGEARERSWRGAAREVARHLRRGERCAFATLGDPNVYSTFTYLARAVREELPGTEVRTVPGITAMQDLAARSGTVLLEGEERLALLPLTAGEGALREALGGFETVVCYKGGGRMAEALRAAREAGRLEGAVYGARLGAEGEELLPAREVRGEAPYLSTVIFTRRGGGLRG, from the coding sequence GTGAGCGGGGTGCTCGTCGGGGTCGGCGTGGGGCCCGGGGACCCGGAGCTGCTCACGCTCGCGGGCCTGCGCGCCCTCCGGGAGGCGGAGGCGGTCTTCGTCCCGGTGGGGGACGCCGGTCGGGCGGGGCGGGCGGAGGCGGTGGTGCGGGCGCACCTGGAGCCTGGGCGCCTGATAAGGCGGCTCGTGTTCGCGCTCTCCCGCGGCGGCGAGGCCCGCGAGCGCAGCTGGCGCGGGGCCGCCAGGGAGGTCGCGCGGCACCTGCGGCGGGGGGAGCGGTGCGCCTTCGCCACCCTCGGGGACCCCAACGTCTACTCCACCTTCACCTACCTCGCGCGGGCGGTGAGGGAGGAGCTGCCCGGGACGGAGGTGCGGACGGTGCCGGGGATCACGGCGATGCAGGATCTCGCGGCCCGCAGCGGCACGGTGCTGCTGGAGGGGGAGGAGCGGCTCGCGCTCCTGCCCCTCACCGCGGGGGAGGGGGCGCTCAGGGAGGCGCTCGGGGGCTTCGAGACCGTGGTCTGCTACAAGGGCGGGGGCCGGATGGCGGAGGCGCTGCGGGCCGCAAGGGAGGCCGGGCGGCTCGAGGGCGCCGTCTACGGGGCCCGGCTCGGTGCGGAGGGGGAGGAGCTCCTGCCCGCCCGGGAGGTGCGCGGGGAGGCGCCCTACCTCTCCACCGTCATCTTCACCCGCAGGGGGGGAGGGCTCCGTGGGTAG
- the cobM gene encoding precorrin-4 C(11)-methyltransferase yields the protein MGRVWFIGAGPGAPDLLTLRGARLISEADVVVWARSLVHEGVLEHARPGAEIVESTTLPLEGVRGVYERAAAEDLKVARVHSGDPSLYGAVLEQIELCEELGLAWEIVPGVSSLGAAAAALGRELTVPEVSQSVILTRRAFRTPMPENESIRGFAAHRTTMAVFLSAARPRLLQEELLSGGYPPETPCAVVYRASWPDEKVIECPLGELAERVRGAGIKRQALILVGPALGAGGRRSRLYSPRFSHMFRRAEGEGDA from the coding sequence GTGGGTAGGGTGTGGTTTATCGGGGCGGGGCCGGGGGCGCCGGATTTGCTCACGCTGCGGGGGGCGCGGCTGATCTCCGAGGCGGACGTCGTGGTGTGGGCCAGGAGCCTGGTGCACGAGGGGGTGCTGGAGCACGCCCGGCCCGGGGCCGAGATCGTCGAGTCCACCACCCTCCCGCTGGAGGGGGTGCGCGGGGTCTACGAGCGGGCCGCCGCCGAGGACCTGAAGGTCGCCCGCGTCCACTCCGGCGACCCCAGCCTCTACGGGGCGGTGCTGGAGCAGATAGAGCTCTGCGAGGAGCTGGGGCTCGCGTGGGAGATCGTGCCGGGGGTCTCCTCGCTCGGGGCGGCGGCCGCGGCGCTGGGGCGGGAGCTGACGGTCCCGGAGGTCTCCCAGTCGGTGATCCTCACCCGCCGCGCCTTCCGCACCCCGATGCCGGAGAACGAGAGCATCCGGGGCTTCGCCGCCCACAGGACGACGATGGCGGTCTTCCTCTCCGCCGCCCGGCCGCGCCTCCTGCAGGAGGAGCTGCTCTCGGGCGGCTACCCCCCGGAGACCCCCTGCGCGGTGGTCTACCGGGCGAGCTGGCCGGACGAGAAGGTCATAGAGTGCCCGCTCGGGGAGCTCGCCGAGCGCGTCCGGGGGGCGGGGATAAAGCGGCAGGCGCTCATCCTGGTGGGCCCGGCCCTCGGGGCGGGGGGGAGGCGCTCCCGCCTGTACAGCCCGCGCTTCTCGCACATGTTCCGCAGGGCCGAGGGGGAGGGGGATGCCTGA